A genomic region of Gossypium hirsutum isolate 1008001.06 chromosome D01, Gossypium_hirsutum_v2.1, whole genome shotgun sequence contains the following coding sequences:
- the LOC107916914 gene encoding ABC transporter G family member 9, whose translation MAKELDVEAANKSEDNMKPTAIFKSTNESVVLKFVDVVYSIKFGKSGNYFQKKSGSGEKVILNGISGVVEPGEMLAMLGPSGSGKTTLLTALGGPLGGCLSGTVTYNGKPFSNSVKRNTGFVTQDDVLYPHLTVTETLVFTALLRLPNSFSKQEKIMHAEAVINELGLVDCKNSIIGDPFTRGVSGGERKRVSIGQEMLINPSLLFLDEPTSGLDSTTAQRLVSTLSEFAKGGRTIVLTIHQPSSRLFYMFDKVLLLSEGNPLYFGQGSATMDYFSRIGYAPSVAMNPSDFLLDLSNGITSSNESPKEQTLVKTTLVSAYKSNIGEKLREELKDNSKHHHDQMESKTFERWPTTWWQQFTVLLQRGLKERKHESFSVFNTVEVLVVAVLLGLLWWQSDVAHLQDQIGFLFFILGFWGLFPLYQAIFTFPQERLMLEKERSAGLYRLSSYFMSRIISDLPMELTLPIVFITISYWMAGLKPTAGSFLYTLFALILCVLGSQGIGLAIGALVMNTKSAATLGSIIMLTFLLASGYYIQQFPGFMSWIKYIALTHYAYKLLLGSQYQPHDTYPCNEPGKVCLVGDFQPIKTVGLDGQLISAVALILMVLIYRLVAYLALMRIGVTQKLAK comes from the exons ATGGCGAAAGAGTTGGATGTTGAAGCTGCAAATAAGTCAGAAGATAACATGAAACCAACAGCTATCTTCAAGAGTACAAATGAATCTGTTGTTTTAAAG TTTGTTGATGTTGTTTATTCAATCAAGTTTGGGAAATCGGGTAATTATTTTCAGAAGAAATCAGGTTCAGGAGAGAAAGTGATCTTAAATGGGATTAGTGGGGTGGTTGAACCAGGAGAAATGTTAGCCATGCTTGGTCCATCTGGCAGTGGCAAAACAACACTATTGACTGCATTAGGGGGTCCCCTAGGTGGTTGCCTCAGTGGAACCGTAACTTACAATGGCAAGCCTTTCTCCAATTCAGTGAAACGAAACACAGGGTTTGTGACTCAAGATGATGTTCTATACCCTCACTTGACCGTCACCGAAACGCTCGTTTTTACCGCTCTGCTTCGATTGCCGAATAGTTTTAGTAAACAAGAGAAGATCATGCATGCTGAAGCTGTCATCAATGAACTTGGACTAGTTGACTGCAAGAATAGCATCATTGGGGACCCATTTACCAGAGGAGTTTCGGGTGGGGAGCGAAAAAGGGTTAGTATAGGTCAAGAAATGCTTATAAACCCAAGCTTGTTGTTCTTAGACGAGCCTACATCGGGTCTGGATTCAACTACGGCTCAAAGGCTGGTGTCGACGTTGTCGGAGTTTGCTAAAGGTGGAAGAACAATTGTGCTGACAATACACCAGCCATCAAGTAGACTGTTTTACATGTTTGATAAGGTTTTGCTGCTATCAGAGGGTAACCCTTTGTATTTTGGACAAGGATCGGCTACTATGGATTATTTTTCGAGAATCGGATATGCCCCATCAGTTGCCATGAACCCTTCAGATTTCCTATTGGACCTTTCAAATG GTATTACATCATCAAATGAGTCACCAAAGGAACAAACCCTGGTGAAGACAACACTAGTTTCAGCATACAAGAGCAACATTGGTGAGAAACTAAGGGAAGAGCTCAAGGATAACAGCAAGCACCATCATGATCAAATGGAAAGCAAGACATTTGAAAGGTGGCCTACAACATGGTGGCAACAGTTCACCGTATTGCTTCAAAGGGGACTTAAGGAAAGGAAACATGAATCATTCTCCGTATTCAACACTGTTGAGGTCCTTGTTGTAGCTGTCCTATTAGGACTATTATGGTGGCAATCTGATGTAGCTCACTTGCAGGACCAG ATTGGATTCCTCTTCTTTATTTTAGGATTCTGGGGTTTGTTCCCTCTATACCAAGCAATTTTCACCTTCCCTCAAGAACGTTTAATGCTCGAAAAAGAACGGTCTGCGGGCTTGTATAGGCTATCTTCATATTTCATGTCAAGAATCATATCTGATCTCCCCATGGAGCTTACACTTCCCATTGTTTTCATCACAATATCATATTGGATGGCAGGGCTTAAACCCACAGCAGGGAGTTTCCTATACACCCTATTTGCACTTATTTTATGTGTCTTAGGCTCTCAAGGCATAGGGTTAGCCATTGGTGCCTTAGTGATGAACACGAAATCGGCAGCCACTCTCGGTTCGATCATCATGCTCACGTTCTTACTCGCCAGCGGCTACTATATTCAACAATTTCCGGGTTTCATGTCATGGATCAAATACATTGCACTTACCCATTACGCATACAAACTCTTGTTGGGGTCTCAATACCAGCCACATGATACTTACCCTTGTAATGAACCTGGGAAGGTTTGCTTAGTAGGAGATTTCCAACCTATAAAAACTGTGGGGCTAGATGGTCAACTCATCTCAGCTGTTGCCCTGATTCTAATGGTTTTGATCTACAGACTAGTTGCTTATTTGGCCCTCATGAGAATTGGTGTGACCCAAAAATTGGCCAAGTAG
- the LOC107916546 gene encoding NAC domain-containing protein 72-like: MGVPETDPLAQLSLPPGFRFYPTDEELLVQYLCRKVAGHHFSLQIIGEIDLYKFNPWDLPSKALFGEKEWYFFSPRDRKYPNGSRPNRVAGSGYWKATGTDKIITTEGRKVGIKKALVFYVGKAPKGTKTNWIMHEYRLIETSRKSGSSKLDDWVLCRIYKKNSSGQKPLSSVSSREQSTNGSSSSSSSQLDDMLESLPELDDRFFALPRVNSFKTLQNDVKLGFQSLGIGNLDWGSLGGLSSVPELVPSGQTQTQTQSQGITSYGNSNVYVSTMPPTLCQMDVSTNKIGNSVEEEVQSGLRTQRADNSGIFQQNSNVLNSHNFSNSIDPYGFRCPTQSGGFGFRQ; this comes from the exons ATGGGAGTGCCGGAAACTGATCCATTGGCTCAATTGAGCTTGCCGCCGGGGTTTCGGTTTTATCCAACTGATGAAGAGCTTTTAGTGCAATATTTATGCAGGAAAGTTGCAGGGCATCATTTTTCTCTGCAAATCATTGGCGAAATCGATTTATACAAATTTAATCCATGGGATTTACCGA GTAAAGCTTTGTTTGGTGAAAAAGAGTGGTATTTTTTCAGTCCTAGAGACAGAAAATATCCGAACGGGTCACGACCTAATAGAGTTGCAGGGTCCGGGTACTGGAAAGCTACCGGAACTGATAAAATTATTACAACGGAAGGCCGTAAAGTGGGTATAAAAAAAGCTCTGGTTTTTTACGTTGGAAAAGCTCCCAAAGGAACTAAAACTAATTGGATTATGCATGAATATCGACTCATTGAAACTTCTCGTAAAAGTGGTAGCTCCAAg TTGGATGATTGGGTTTTGTGTCGAATATACAAGAAGAATTCAAGTGGTCAAAAACCTTTGTCAAGTGTTTCAAGCAGAGAGCAAAGCACGAATGGGTCATCATCATCGTCTTCTTCACAACTGGATGACATGCTTGAGTCATTGCCCGAGTTGGACGATCGTTTCTTTGCTTTGCCACGCGTTAACTCGTTCAAAACGCTCCAAAACGATGTGAAACTGGGGTTTCAAAGTCTGGGTATCGGGAATTTGGATTGGGGGAGTCTTGGTGGGCTTAGCTCGGTGCCTGAGCTGGTACCGAGTGGACAAACTCAAACTCAAACTCAGAGTCAGGGGATTACTAGTTATGGAAATAGTAACGTATATGTCAGCACAATGCCGCCTACACTTTGTCAGATGGACGTGTCGACAAATAAGATTGGTAACTCGGTGGAAGAGGAAGTACAGAGTGGACTCAGAACTCAGCGAGCTGATAACTCGGGGATATTTCAACAAAACTCGAATGTGTTGAACAGTCACAACTTCTCTAACTCGATTGACCCGTATGGGTTTCGGTGCCCGACTCAATCGGGTGGATTTGGGTTTAGACAATAA